One Bacteroidales bacterium genomic window, TTACACCCGGGGAAAAGAAAGAAGCCGTAATCCGAAAAGTATCATTGAAGAAGCCCGTTCATTGTTTGAGCAAGGTTATAAGGAAGTGACTCTTCTCGGTCAAAATGTGAATTCTTATCATTGGGAAGTAGAGGGAATCCCCCTTGAATTTCCAGGATTACTTGAAGAAGTAGCAAAGATTAATCCTCTTTTGAGGGTCCGATTTGCCACTTCACACCCCAAAGACCTTTCTGACGATCTGCTTGAAGTAATGGCCACTCATGTTAACATTTGTAACTCCATTCATCTTCCTGTTCAATCAGGTAGTTCAAGAATCCTTAAACTCATGAATCGTAGTTATTCAAGGGAGTGGTATAAAGAACGACTGGAAGCCATCAGGAAATACCTGCCTGATTGTGCCATTTCTACGGATATCATTGCCGGTTTCTGTGGTGAAACGGAAGAGGACCACCAGGAGACACTTTCTCTAATGGATTGGGCAAAATATGATTATGCTTACATGTTCAAATACTCTGAAAGGCCTAACACCATTGCTTCGAAGAAATTTGAAGATGATGTGCCGGAAGAGATAAAAAGTAAGCGCCTCGACGAAATTATTGCCTTACAGCAAACACTTTCCCTTGAAAGCAATAAACGGGATATTGGTAAAATATTTGAAGTATTGGTTGAAGGGATCTCCAAGCGCTCAGAGGATCAGCTTTATGGCAGAACAGGACAGAACAAGGTTGTTGTTTTCAGAAAAGGAGATTATAAGCCCGGAGATTATGTAATGGTAAAAATTGAAAGCTGCACGGCTGCTACCTTAAAAGGCTCCGCCCAATAGCCTTTTGACAATAAAAAGTATGCATAAATTAATTACTTTTTCGTGATTCATCAATATATTATAGTAATAATACAGCATTGATGATTCATTTAACCTAATTTGTAACTTTATACCGAGTAAAAAACGCTTATTCATTTACTTTCACAACCATGAAGACCCCAAGCATCAAATTGTCATTTGTTATTCTATTAGTTTTATTTACCGGGCTGTTTTATTCCTGTGTTCCTCAGAAAAAAATCAAGTATCTGCAAGATTCCAGCGATACAAAGCCTAGTAATCTAATCGACAATAAAGTAAAGGATTATAGAATCCAACCCGGAGATTATCTTTACATCCGCCTCTTTACTATGGATAAGGATGCAAATATGATTTACTCAGAAATGAGTGGTGGAAACGGAAATACAGCCCTTTACGAGCAAAATATCTACCTTACCAGCTACCTTGTGAGTGATTCAGGGTTCATCAATTTCCCCCTGTTGGGAAAAATTCCTGCGGCAGGATTACTTGTGACCGACATAGAACAAAATATCCGGCTATTGATGCTTAAGGAGGTCAATAATGCGGGCGTTGTTGTTCGACTGGCGAACTTCAAGGTTTCTATCCTTGGTGAAGTTAAAAACCCCGGGACATATATTGTGAATCAGCATAGAGTTACCATTTTCCAGGCACTTGCTCTTGCCAGTGACCTCACCACTTATTCAAACAGGAATTCTGTGAAATTACTGAGGAAACAAGGTGCTCAAACCCTTATTGTCAATCTGGACCTGACTAAAAAAGACATCATCTCCTCTGAATATTATTACCTGCTGCCAGGCGATATATTATACGTTGAACCTCTCAAGTACAAGCAATATGCCTTTGAATCATTCCCATATGCTTTGATACTATCAAGTTTGTCGACAATGCTCGCCTTGATTACTTTCTTTAAAATCTAACTGTTAAATAATACAATACGGAAGAATGGACACTTCACCTATTTTTAATCCTGAATTAAAGCAAAAGGATCAACCTATTGATTATAAAGCGCTATTCTATAAAATACTGTCTAATTGGTATCTTTTTGTAATAGCAATCCTGGTTTCACTTTCTCTGGCCTTCCTTTTCAACAAGTTTGCCAAGTCGGTTTACAAAGTGAAAACTACTTTGGTAATCAAGGGAGAACAAAGGAATATGAATATGATTGATCCTCAGAAAATGTTGGGATTGGGTGCCAGTACAAGCACACAGGACTTACAGACTGAGATCGGCATTTTAAAATCCCGCTTCCTCATTTCTCGTGCTATCCGACAATTGGATTTTTATGTATCCTATTTCAAGGAAGATAACTTTGTGGTAAATGAAATTTACAAGGAATGTCCATTCACGGTTGTTTTCGACTCAACTCATATACAACCTGTCAGCAACTTAAAGTTTAATGTGACCATTCTTTCTAAAAATCAGTTTCAGTTAAGTGCCGATGGTCAGGAAATTGCTCTGTATGATTATAGTAAACTTACAGAAGTTGATGAGAAAATTAAGATCAAATCGCTTTCATTGAAGAAGAAGATTGCATTTGGTGATGTTGTAACAGATTCTGCCTTTTCCTTTAAAATTGAATTGAATGATAAGTTTGATCCTGCAACTGATATCGGGAAAAACTACCAGTTCCTGTTTAACTCATTAAACACCCTTGTTACCAATTTCTCAGGATTTGCTATTGAACCGATCAACAAGGATGCTATGATCGTTGAAATATCCTATAATGGGAATTCCAGGCTTAAATCCGTTGACTTCCTTAATGTTCTTGCGAGAGAATACATCCAGCTTGGCCTTGAAAAAAAGAACCGGATCGCTTTTAATACCATCAACTTTATTGATACTCAGCTTACAGATATTGGTGACACATTGCGATCGAATGAATCACAATTGCAGAATTTCCAATCGAATAAAGAGATCATGGATATAGATGCACAATCGCAGCAAACCTATTCTTATCTCACACAATTAGAATCCCAGAAAGCGGAATTGCTGGTAAAATCAAAATACTATAAATATCTTCAGGATTACCTGAAAAAGAACAATGATGACATCGATAAGATGCCGGTTCCTTCTTCGCTTGGAATTGAGGATCCCTTACTCAACTCTCTTATCAATGAACTTACTCTGCTTTATTCTGAACGTTCACAGCGCCTGGTAAACCTTCGTGAGACCAGCCCTGTAATTATCGCTCTTAATAATAAAATTAGAAGTGCACAAAAATCACTTCTCGAAAATATCTCTTACACAGTTAATACTTCTGATATTACCATCAGGGATTTGAATGGAAAAATCGGACAACTTACCAATAAGTTTAAATCACTACCTGCAACACAACGTCAGTTATTAGGTATTAAGCGTATGGTCAACCTGAATAACCAGATCTATACCTACTTACTGGAAAAACGTTCAGAAGCACAGATTAAACTAGCCAGCAACAGCGCTGATAATGAAATTCTGGATATTGCGGAAGCGAATCTCACAGAGAAGGTTTATCCAAAAACCACCCTGAATTTCACAATTGCTCTTCTCCTTGGTTTCATTATTCCTATTCTCTTTATTCTTGGTAAAGATTATCTGAATGATACCATCATTGAGAAAAGGGATGTCGAAAACCATACCAATCTGCCGATTGTTGGCCACGTCCTGCATAATAGTCATAATACCAACCTCGTTGGTGCTATTTATCCAAAATCATCTCTTACTGAATCCATCAGGGCAGTAAGAACAAATCTGCACTTCATAACACAAGGGAGCGAAAAGGTTACCATTGTGGTTACCTCCTCAACGGTGGGGGAAGGAAAGTCGTTTACATCAATGAACCTTGCATCCATTTATGCGCAGTTTGACAGAAAAACACTTCTCATTGGTTATGACCTTCGTAAACCGAAATTATACCAGGATCTTGGGTTATCCAACGACTATGGTATCACTTCTTACCTCATTGGTAAAGCCACTATTGACCAAATTATTCAGAAGACACCATTCGACAACCTGGATATTATTACTGCAGGTCCCATTCCTCCAAATCCAACAGAATTAATCTCAACTTCCCGCAATGATGAGTTGATTGAAAAACTTAAAGGAATGTATGACTATATCGTACTTGATACTCCTCCTATCGGATTGGTTACTGATGCATACTTACTGATGAAATACGCAGATGTTACCATCATGGTTGTGCGCCAGAACTATACCCATAAAAAGATGTTTAATGCAATTATTACCGATGTTGAGAACAGGGAGATTAAGAATGCTGTTGTCCTTGTAAACGACGTCAATCTTGAAAAATCCGCTTATGGTGGATATGGCTACGGTTATGGTTATGGCTACGGTTATGGTTATGGTTATGGGGCTTCACATGGATATTATACCGATGAAGTAGAAACTGAAGACCCGGGTGTTTTCAAGAAACTCTTCTCATAAATCAGGTTACTTAAATCGATAAAACATAAAGGGGCAGCTACATATGGCTGCCCCTTTTCTATTTAACAGAACTTGCTTGTTTGGAAATTCTTATTTAAAAGCTTTTTCAAGTAATCCGTCACCTTTGAGTTTCAACTGCTCAAAGTAAGATGGAACTTCCTTACCGAGTGCTTTTTGCACATATAGTTTTGCCAGGTACTGTCCTAACATAAATCCTTGTCCTCTTAAGCCTACGAACAATCCCAATTCAGGATCAATGATCATCCGGGGTTCAACATAGTATCCGGCCCAAACAGCCTGAAATCCAACTGAAGATAATTGGGGAATCCAGGAGACAAAGACTTCTGAGACAATTTCGAGGAATTCCTTTGAGTTGATTTTGAGATTCTTGTCGGCTTCCATGTGCTCTATCAAAGGAGATGCACAACCAATCACCTGTCCTGTTTCTCCCAGTTGCTGTCCATACACTGCCGAAAAGCCTTTATACTTCCTTCTGTCAATCAACATATCCAAGGGGTTTCCATTCATTCCCAGATATGGCAGCCTGCGGGTAATGAAGGCCTGGTGCTTAACAGGGTAAAGACCCGTTTCAATTCCCAGTTGCTGTGTAAACTTTTCACTTTCCGGTCCAAGGGCATTTACAAAATGATCTGTTGTGAACTCAATAAAATTCTTTTCATGATCCTTTACCAGGACTATAAACTTATTATTTTCCTTCCTTACATCCAGAAGTTGACAGTCTTCATAAATTTTCCCGCCATTTTCAATACCAAGCCTCCTGATCAGGTCAATCACCCGACCTGGTGTTGCCTGCCAGCAATCCCGGGTTATTAATGCCGCGTTATAGGTTTTTTTAAGCTCAGGGCTGATAAAAGGAGAAATCTTATGGGAGAAATCTTTGGAATCTACCATGAAAGCATCTGACCATGACCTGGACTCATCTAAAGCTTTGTAAGTTGCTTCATCATGGGCAAAATTTACATATTGAGTTTGTAAGAGATTAATGTCCTTGATTTGTTGAAGCTCCCTGAATATTTCCAGGTTATGCCTTGCAATATCAGCAATTTCAGGAAGGCTGAAAGCTGGCCTGCCTCCTGCAATATTTCTCCAGGAAGCGCCTCGTCCGAAATTAATCAGGACCGGTTGATTCCCGGCTTCTGCGAAATACCTGAAGACAGAACTTCCACCAATTCCACCACCGGCAATTACGGTTCGTGCTTCTACTTTTTTAACCGATTTCCCTTTGCTATGGATGATGACTTCTTCCCTGACTGTTTTTGGGAATAACTCACCCATTGAAAGCTGATTGCTTAATGGACCCCGGGGAGTTGCATCACCAACAATGGAAATCCCCTTGTTTCGCAGCACCTGTTTCAGTCTCCGGATACAACGCTTTCCACGGCATGCTCCCATTCCCAATCGGGTGGTATGCTTAATCTCATCCACAGAAATAAATTTCCTGTCTCCGATCGTTGTTACAATTTCTCCAAGAGTAACATCATCACAATGGCAAACATACATCTCCTGCTCTTTTGAATACAGGGTAGGCGTCATGGTTACGGGTTCAGGAAATTCCTGTTTTGAAATAAATCCCCTTACTTTAACTAATTCCTCACCACTAATATCTAATGCTTTTACCCGGGCGATATCCGTTTTATTTGATTTTTTAAGGATCTTTTCAATAATTCCGGTACCAAGTTTTGCTCCCTGGTTATCAACAAGAAAAACTTCAGTCTTTTCAGGGATATGATATTCAATAGGTAAAAACAACCAATCCTTCTTAAGACTGTAGCCAAATATCGCGAGCCCGGGGCATTGGTAAACACAATCCATGCAACCTACACATTTTTCGAAATCAATAGCAGGTACAGTGCTTGTGGATGTTTTTGTAATCGCTCCGTGGGGACAGGCAAATTCACATGGATTACAGGCAAAACCATACAGACAATCGATCAGAACAAACGGCTTTTCATGCATTCGTCCGGAAGAGGGAAGATATGGCTCCTGTATAACTTTATACGGATGTTGCTGCGAATCGATGTACTCTTTTGAAACGGACAGGTATTCGTTATAATTGTAAGGTTCCGACATTTCTTCAAGTATCTCGAAAGCAACCTGCTTTCCCCTGACTACAGCACTTGTACCTTCTCCAATTCTTATGGCATCACCTGCTCCATAGCAATGTCTGCCGAAAATTTCATTTCCTTTAATCAGGAGTTGATCATCCGGGACCAACCCTGTGCAAATATTGATGGCATCAATTCCATCAATTATTCTCTCTGTTCCCTGGACTGCGGTAAAATTGCTGCAATCAGCCACAACAGCACCAATGATTCCTGAATGGTCCTCATTAGGTATAGCCCTTAAAAGAATCTGCGATGTCATGATGGGAATACCAAGTCGGCGCACTCTGTTAGCCTGAACAGGAAAGCCACCTTCAAATGGCTGAGCTTCAAGGATGGCCTTTACTTTTGCTCCTGCCTGCATCAGCTGGTAAGATGTAAGATATCCAATATTGCCGGCGCCCACTGTTAAAACATTCTTTCCAAGCAGGGTGAACTCACTATTCATCATTTTCTGCACCACGGCTGCGGTATAAACCCCCGGTAGATCATCATTTTCGAAAGTTGGCATGAAAGGAACAGCTCCTGAAGCAACAACGAGATGATCAGCGTCTACATAATAAATCTCGTCAGTATTGATGTTTTTCACTGCAATTCTCTTGCCTTCAAGGATATCCCAAACAGTAGAATTGAGAAATATCCCTTCATGACTGTCACCAGCAAGCGTTTTAGCGATATCAAATCCCCTCATCCCTCCGAATTTCTTCTCTTTCTCAAAAAAGAAAAACTGGTGGGTTTGCATCAGGAACTGTCCGCCAATTTTGTCGTTATTGTCGATTACAATATTATCAATGCCTTGTTTCAGCAATTCTTCCCGACATGCAAGTCCGGCTGGACCAGCTCCTATAATTACAACAGTTGTTTTATGGATTTTAATGGGTTTATCAGGGGATTGAACCTGTACTGAAGGAGAATGGGAATGTGGTATTTCAGAAACAACCTTTATTTCATCCACTTTGGTAATACAGATTCTTCGTACCTGTCCGTCAACCAGCATTTCACAGGCCCCGCATTTACCAATTCCACATTCAAGACTGCGCTCACGGTTTCTGAGGCTATGGCTATGCACCGGAAAACCAGCCTGGTGTAGTGCTGCAGCAATCGTAAACCCTTTCTCTCCGATAATCTCTTTTTCGTTGAATAAAAATGTAACTTTTTCAGATACCGGGATTTCCAGGATGGGATGCTCACTAATTTTATGCATATTGTTAATTCGTTGATTATTAGATACTAAAGGGAGGGCGTGCCCAGGAGTGTGGCAAAATTAATTGATTTTATGGGTTGTTATCGGATTAACAATAATTTAGAAAGAGTTCAATTAAAAAACATTTGAATATGTTGCATGTGTAGATTCTTATATTGTTTATATCTTTGCATACCGACCGTCGGTATGTTGTGAAAATATTGAATCGTTATGACAGAAAAACTTTCAAAAGACATCAGGATTTCATCCATCATAGCTGCTGCTGTGGAAGAGTTCCTTGAAAAGGGATACGAAAATTCATCCATGGATGCCATTGCTAAGAAAGCCGGGATTAGCAAAGGTGGCCTCTATCATCATTTCAGAAACAAAGACGAAATCCTTTCAAATGCTAACAAGGTATTCACAGCCCCGATTATGCAGATGTTTGAAGAGCTTGGTTCGAATAATATGGTCATTCCGGCCTTGAAGAAATATATCGGGGATTATATTCAGTACTGGGATCAACACAGGAAAGAACTCCGGTTTTTTTTCCTGAGCATGAATAAAGGATTTTCTGATCCTTCTCTTCTGGGTGATTACACGGATTATTTCAGACAGGAATTGGCATTTATTGAAGAAATTTATGCCAAAGGGATGATAAATGGTGATTTAACCTCGCTGAATGCGCGGCAACTGGCCTTATCACTGATCTCGGCAATGGATGGCGCTTTAGCTTACTTATTAATTGATGATCAACTCAATCCCGATGAATTGATCCTGTCCTTTCAGCAACAATTTGTAGAACATTACAAGTCAGCCACATATGCAGAATAAATATGATCACTTGCTCCTGATCTATTATTCGGGAACAGGTAACTCTAAAAGAGTTTGTGAGTGGATCGGAGCATCAGCCGAGAGCCGGGGGATTCATGTGGTTATTTCATCCTATGATCAGTTTGATCCTGAAGTAATGAACACTTTAAAAGGCCGGACACTTATCGGGTTCTTTTCTGCCACACATGGGTTCAATATGCCACATTCCATGCTTGCATTCTTACTTAAGTTTAAGGGGTTGAAAGGATCAGATGTTTTTATTGGAAATACCCGCGCAGGAATGAAGTTATGGAAATTATTCCTTCCCGGCTTAAGCGGCATAGCAATGTATTTCCCCGCATTAATCATGCTGGCAAAAGGATACAAATTAAAAGCCATGTATCCTGTTGACCTTCCCTCAAACTGGATTTCCCTTCATCCTGGTCTCAGACCTAAAGTCGTGGAATCTGTGGTAAACCGATGTAAGCGACTTACTACCTGGTTTGCAGGAGAAGTATTGGAAGGCAGAAAAGTATTTCTGAAATCCTTTATCCTCTTACCATTGGACATATTGGTTGCACCTATTGCTTTGGGGTACTATTTTATTGGAAGGTACCTCATAGCAAAAACTTTTGTTGCTAATTATAACTGTAATAATTGCGGGTTATGTGTGAAACAATGTCCGACACATTCCATCATTATGTATGGAGAACGTCCCTATTGGAAATTCAGTTGTGAAAGCTGTATGCATTGTATGAATTACTGCCCTCAAAGAGCCATTGAAACAGCTCATTCCTTCATATTTATACTCCTGGCAATTTCAACCTACGCCATTAATCCCTGGCTTGCAGACCTCCTGGAAAGAATAAGCTACCAATGGAGCCCGATGAATGGAATTTTGAAAGAAGTCCTGCTTTTCCTGGGAAAGTGGTCGGCTATTATTTTCATTTTCTGGGCAGGATATTGGATTCTCCACTATTTAATGAGAATCCCGGTCGTGAATAAAATCATCACTTACACCTCGTTTAGTACCTGGAAGTTTTGGCGACGATATCATATCCCGGCTCCGCCATTAAAATCATAACAAAATTTTACCCAATGGGCGGTTCAATAAAAAGCTAGATTTATAAAGAAATAGATTTATTAGTCAATTCAGAAACCAGGTCTTCCTGCTGGTCTCAGAAAAAAAACCAGTGAATTCATCTTGAAACCCCAGCCTTTAGGCTGGGGATAAGTAAATCAACTAAACCATGGCCTTTAGGCCTGACTTATCGGATGGAGAATGCTCGACAACGATAAAATAAAGGTTCATAAATCTCTGGTAATTTTCAAAGGAACAATATCCATGAATTCCTGTAAACCAGAATTCAATTCAATTAATTTGTTCAACAAACAAGGCACATAGGTCAGGCCTAAAGGCCGGATCCTTATGTCTTTGACAAACCCCAGCCTAAAGGCTGGGGATACAGAAATGCAATTCAAAACTATCCAGAAACCTAATTATTCAGAGAATTGTCTGAAAAAGAGTAATTAGGGCAGGAATTTATACCTGCCCCTGGAAAATTAATTCAGGCGAAACTGAATTGGGATACCAAAACTAACTCTAACCGGTTGTTCCCTCTGTTTGCCTGGCTTCCATTTTGGCATCATATTCAATACCCGAACAGATTCTTCATCACAGCCTCCTCCTATTCCACGCAAAACTTTAATATCCGTCATACTACCATCCTTCTCCACAACAAATGCAATGTAAACAGTACCCTGAATATTTGCAGATTTAGCCATTTCCGGATATATCAAATGTTCAGAAAGGAATTTTCTCATTGCATCTCCTCCACCCGGATAATCTGGTATTTCTTCAACACCAACAAATATTTCATCAGAGGAATTACTTTTTTCATCCGGCAATTCCTTAGCTAAGGTTGGTACGAAAACCGGGATATCTTCAATTTCAGAAGTTTCTGCATTAAAGGGATCATAATCATCCGTATTAATTTCATTCTCAACAATATCAATACGGGTGAATGTTTGTGGGATAGCTTTAGGTTTTGGCATCTCATGAGTAGAAATATCAATAATATCCTGGATATCATCCTTAATAATTCCTTGAGTAAGTTCAATATGATTTTTAACCGGGCTTTTCCACTCAAAAGCAACCAGTGCTAGAGAGAGAGAAATAATGAGCCCTGCTTCCAGGAATAGATTCTTGCGAATCTCGAGATCTGCTTTACTGGATTTCTTGGCTTCCATGACATAACATTTTAAGGTTCACACTATATTTATTTGTTAGTGGATGCAAGCCTGATTCGAATTCCATAAAAGGTCATAAATAATTTCTTATCAGTTATCTTCATTTTTGAAATCTGGCCGAAAGGTCCCAAAGACAATCCAGCCGCTATTTAGCTTAGAAACAGTCATACAGATTCTAAAAGAGTTGAGTATTTAGGTGGATAAAACCTGATCTGAAAATGCAAAGAAAGAATTAAATCCTAATTCCAATAATTTCAGTACTAAATCTCCAAATAATAGGTGAATAATATGTGTAATTGCCACCAAACAATTTATATGCTTGTATGTTAAATTGTTTGCAATAATCCATTGACATCTGAATGTGGAGAAGGTTTTTTTTAACCAGTCCATCTTTCTTGATATCAATAACATCTTTCACCAAATCTGGTTTTACCCATTGATTATGGCTTTGATTTTTGATGAATTTAAAGTCAAATAGGTTAAACAAAAACTACCTGACCAACTTGTAAACTGCATGAACTATACTTTGTTAAATAGTATTCATTCAACTGAAAAATAATTGTTTAGTCGCTTATTATGGAGAATCAACAGGTGAATAAATCAGGCGATACAAGGAAAAGCCATGACAGTACAGCAGTTTCTGCTGTTGATTTTCCCGTAGTAGGGATAGGGGCTTCTGCCGGTGGATTAGAAGCTTTGCAGGAATTCTTTAAAAATATGCCACCAGATCCCGGGGTAGCTTTTGTCATTGTCCAGCATTTATCTCCGGACTACAAAAGCCTTATGGATGAACTACTGGCGCGATACACTAAGATGACCATTCATCGTGTGGAAGACGGAATGTTGGTTGAGGAAAATCACATATATCTCATACCCCCGAGAATGAACATGACCATCTTTCATGGAAAATTACTCCTAAATGAGCAGGCTCCCGGGCGATCTTTAAACCTTCCTATCGACATCTTTCTTCGCTCCCTTGCAAAAGATCAGGAGAAGAGTGCTATTGGAATTATCTTATCAGGTACAGGCAGCGATGGAACACTTGGAATCCGTGCAATTAAAGAATATGGTGGAATTGCAATGGTTCAGGATGACCAGACTGCCAAGTTCGATGGAATGCCACGCAGTTCTATTTCAACAGGCATGGTGGATTTCATTCTGCCTCCAGCAAAACTTGCAGATGAATTGGTGAATTATGTGAAACACCCTCTTATTCGTAAAACTGAACAAATTGAACATCAGATAAATAAAGATGAGAACCAGCTTTCCAAAGTAATCTCTATCCTCCGTGATCATAAAGGAGTAGATTTTTCAAATTATAAGGAGAACACCATCATTCGCAGACTGGAAAAGCGAATCAGCATCAATCGATTTGACAGAATAGATGATTATGTGCGATTTCTGGCTGATAATCAACGGGAAATTCACCTCTTGTTCAATGAATTGCTCATTGGGGTTACCCGATTTTTTCGGGACGAGGAGTCTTATAACAAACTCTCCGAAGAGGTGTTAAACAACCTGTTCAAACAAACCGCAATTAATGAAACACTAAGAGTATGGGTTGCCGGATGTTCCACCGGGGAAGAAGCCTATTCCATTGCGATATTGCTTAAAGAATTCATGCATAAGAATTCGATACATAAAGAAGTTAAAATCTTTGCTACGGATATTGACTCTAATTCCCTTGAATATGCGGGAGCCGGACAGTATCCTGATAGTATCATTTCTGATATTTCACCTGATATTATCAATAGATATTTCACTCGTAAAGGTGAACGTTTCCAGGTGAATGACTCCATCCGAAGCATGGTCATTTTTGCAAGACACAACCTGCTTCAGGATCCTCCCTTCTCAAAAATTGACATCATTTCCTGCCGAAATTTATTAATTTATCTTAACAATAATGTTCAGCAG contains:
- a CDS encoding EFR1 family ferrodoxin (N-terminal region resembles flavodoxins. C-terminal ferrodoxin region binds two 4Fe-4S clusters.); translated protein: MQNKYDHLLLIYYSGTGNSKRVCEWIGASAESRGIHVVISSYDQFDPEVMNTLKGRTLIGFFSATHGFNMPHSMLAFLLKFKGLKGSDVFIGNTRAGMKLWKLFLPGLSGIAMYFPALIMLAKGYKLKAMYPVDLPSNWISLHPGLRPKVVESVVNRCKRLTTWFAGEVLEGRKVFLKSFILLPLDILVAPIALGYYFIGRYLIAKTFVANYNCNNCGLCVKQCPTHSIIMYGERPYWKFSCESCMHCMNYCPQRAIETAHSFIFILLAISTYAINPWLADLLERISYQWSPMNGILKEVLLFLGKWSAIIFIFWAGYWILHYLMRIPVVNKIITYTSFSTWKFWRRYHIPAPPLKS
- a CDS encoding TonB family protein; amino-acid sequence: MEAKKSSKADLEIRKNLFLEAGLIISLSLALVAFEWKSPVKNHIELTQGIIKDDIQDIIDISTHEMPKPKAIPQTFTRIDIVENEINTDDYDPFNAETSEIEDIPVFVPTLAKELPDEKSNSSDEIFVGVEEIPDYPGGGDAMRKFLSEHLIYPEMAKSANIQGTVYIAFVVEKDGSMTDIKVLRGIGGGCDEESVRVLNMMPKWKPGKQREQPVRVSFGIPIQFRLN